From a single Azospirillum fermentarium genomic region:
- a CDS encoding 23S rRNA (adenine(2030)-N(6))-methyltransferase RlmJ produces MNYRHIYHAGNFADVMKHAVLALAVSHLRVKPAAFRFIDTHAGIGRYDLSADEAQRTGEYRDGIGRLFGRPSPHPALAPYLDVVQALNPDGVLRVYPGSPLLVRHLLRGQDRMTLAELHPQDAQTLKDLFARDRAVSVHHTDGYQSLKAHLPPPEKRGLVLTDPPFESPDEFATMAAALARAHKRWPGGIYALWYPIKERPAVWRFHEALAGAGIPRILTAELTIHGEDTHLRLNGCGMAIVNPPWRLDEALTAVLPALHERLAVTGGGSRVDWLVPE; encoded by the coding sequence ATGAATTACCGTCACATCTATCACGCCGGCAATTTCGCCGATGTGATGAAGCACGCGGTTCTGGCGCTGGCCGTGTCCCACCTGCGGGTCAAGCCGGCGGCCTTCCGCTTCATCGACACCCACGCCGGCATCGGGCGCTACGACCTGTCGGCGGACGAGGCCCAGCGCACCGGGGAATACCGCGACGGCATCGGGCGGCTCTTTGGCCGGCCCAGCCCCCACCCGGCGCTCGCCCCCTATCTCGACGTGGTGCAGGCGCTGAACCCGGATGGGGTGCTGCGTGTCTATCCCGGCTCGCCGCTGCTGGTGCGCCATCTGCTGCGCGGGCAGGACCGCATGACGCTGGCGGAACTGCACCCCCAGGACGCCCAGACGCTGAAGGATCTGTTCGCCCGCGACCGCGCGGTGTCGGTCCACCACACGGACGGATACCAGTCGCTGAAGGCACACCTGCCGCCGCCGGAAAAGCGCGGGCTGGTGCTGACCGACCCGCCGTTCGAATCCCCCGACGAATTCGCCACCATGGCCGCCGCCCTGGCACGGGCGCACAAGCGTTGGCCCGGCGGCATCTATGCCCTGTGGTACCCCATCAAGGAGCGCCCCGCCGTCTGGCGCTTTCACGAGGCGCTGGCGGGCGCCGGCATCCCGCGCATCCTGACCGCCGAACTGACCATCCACGGGGAAGACACCCACCTGCGGCTGAACGGCTGCGGCATGGCGATCGTCAACCCGCCGTGGAGGCTGGACGAGGCGCTGACGGCGGTGCTGCCGGCGCTTCACGAACGGCTGGCGGTGACCGGCGGCGGCAGCCGGGTGGACTGGCTGGTGCCGGAATAG
- a CDS encoding phasin family protein: protein MAFEKNILERDIAATTRKAAEAVRNAAAEPVQRMAEPVQRMAEPMQRQADTLTLYNAAMVSGLQSLWQEWVAMSQETMDRRMDAWSALVRARDPQSAFAVQSQWLKDEISLALNHGIRLTQTATAVARDAAERAASR, encoded by the coding sequence ATGGCCTTTGAAAAGAACATCCTGGAAAGGGATATCGCCGCCACCACCCGCAAGGCTGCCGAGGCCGTGCGCAACGCCGCCGCCGAGCCGGTGCAGCGCATGGCGGAACCCGTGCAGCGGATGGCGGAGCCGATGCAACGCCAGGCCGACACCCTGACGCTCTACAACGCCGCGATGGTGAGCGGGTTACAGAGCCTGTGGCAGGAATGGGTGGCCATGAGCCAGGAAACCATGGACAGGCGCATGGATGCGTGGTCCGCTCTGGTGCGCGCCCGCGATCCGCAGAGCGCTTTTGCGGTGCAAAGCCAGTGGCTGAAGGATGAAATCTCCCTGGCGCTCAACCACGGCATCCGCCTGACCCAGACGGCCACCGCGGTGGCCCGCGATGCGGCGGAACGGGCGGCGTCGCGCTGA
- a CDS encoding transglycosylase SLT domain-containing protein: MAKQVRRTGALIGGWVAAALFGLGLAGAQPAAAAGKLSDANACVQHAAEAEQALDIPRGLLLAIALVESGQDGIPHPYAMSVNGRAVSARNVSDASRHLKDRRGQMRGNVYVGCMQLSLAHHRSQFQPAEAIVEPKQNVWYAARLLVRLHTDEGSWKSAVARYNGGSTRQARNYVCKVWQNLNELDTRSARLLESAGCDDSGNGSVTPATRRSYRNAQQVAAID; the protein is encoded by the coding sequence ATGGCGAAACAGGTACGACGCACCGGAGCGTTGATCGGCGGATGGGTCGCCGCAGCACTCTTCGGTCTCGGCCTCGCAGGCGCTCAGCCCGCTGCCGCTGCCGGCAAGCTCTCCGACGCCAACGCCTGCGTCCAACACGCGGCGGAAGCGGAACAGGCGCTCGATATTCCCCGCGGCCTTCTTCTCGCCATCGCGCTGGTCGAAAGCGGCCAGGACGGCATCCCCCACCCCTACGCCATGAGCGTGAACGGGCGTGCGGTGAGCGCCCGCAACGTCTCCGACGCCTCCCGTCACCTGAAGGACCGCCGCGGCCAGATGCGCGGCAACGTCTATGTCGGCTGCATGCAGTTGTCCCTGGCCCATCACCGCAGCCAGTTCCAGCCCGCCGAGGCGATCGTGGAGCCCAAGCAGAACGTGTGGTACGCCGCCCGCCTGCTGGTCCGCCTGCACACCGACGAGGGAAGCTGGAAGTCGGCGGTCGCCCGCTACAACGGCGGCTCCACCCGTCAGGCCCGCAATTATGTCTGCAAGGTCTGGCAGAACCTGAACGAACTGGACACCCGCAGCGCGCGGCTGCTGGAATCCGCCGGGTGCGATGACTCCGGCAACGGCTCCGTGACCCCCGCCACCCGCCGCAGCTACCGCAACGCCCAGCAGGTCGCGGCCATCGACTGA